DNA from Corynebacterium stationis:
TCGTCACCAATGGCATCTGCCTCGGCGTCATCAAGTGGCGCGAGCCCAGAAAGTCGAACCAAGGTTAAGCCCAGTTAGGGCACCGATACAAAGGAAAAGACGCCATGCATCGACAAGCGATGATGGCGTCTCTTTGTGCGCTATTTAAGCGTCGAAGTTGACCTGCAAGGACTGAGCCTCCAGCTGGTCCTGAATCTCAGAGATGAGCTCTTCTGGGACCTCGCGCTCAACGCGCAGGATAAGCACGGCGGCATCGTCCTGCTTGCCCTGGGTCAAAGCTGCTGCCTGGATGTTGATGCCAGCGTTGCCCAACACAGAGCCGACAACACCCAAAGCGCCTGGGCGGTCACTGTAGGAGAAGAAGATGTTGCGGCCGGTCGCGCGCATATCCACGCCGCGGCCGTCGATGCGCACAATCTTTTCCACACCATCGATGCCGGTAAGTGCACCTTCCAGAACAGAGGTGTTGCCCTCTGCGGAAATGACCTTCACGCGCACCGTGGAGTTGTGGCCCTTTGCCTCATCCTTGGTGGAGACCTTGACGGTCACGCCGCGGGATTCAGCAATGGACATAGCGTTAACGAAGGTAACAACCTCGCTGGTAACACCGGAGAACAAGCCACGCACTGCAGACAGGCCAAGGACCTCAACGTCTTCGGTGGACAGCTGACCACACGCGGTGACCTCGATGGCCACTGGTGCAGAGCGCAGCAGCTTGCCGGATGCCAGACCCAGCTTGCGCGCCAGGTCGAGCCAACCTGCCACTTCTTCGCCCACGCGGCCGCCGGAGACGTTGACTGCGTCTGGAACGAACTCGCCAGCCAGTGCCTTAAGCACGGACTCAGCAACGTCGGTACCAGCGCGGTCTTGTGCCTCAACAGTCGATGCACCCAGGTGTGGGGTCACAACGACCTGTGGCAGGCCAAATAGTGGCGAATCGGTGCAAGGCTCAGTGGCGTAGACGTCAAAGCCTGCGCCCCAGTGGTGGCCGGCCTTAATCGAATCGGCCAACGCCTGTTCATCGACAAGCCCGCCGCGAGCCGCGTTGATGATGATCTGGCCCTTCTTCGCCTTGCCCAAAAGCTCAGAGGAGAACATGCCAGCGGTCTCTGGGGTTTTAGGCAGGTGAATGGTGACAAAGTCCGAGCGGCTCATCAGCTCTTCAAGCTCAACCAGCTCCACGCCCAAGGACGCCGCACGCGCGGGATTGGCATATGGATCATAAGCGATGATTTCTGTTTCAAACGCTGCCAAGCGTTGCGCGAACAGCTGACCAATGTGGCCAAAGCCGACGATGCCGACGGTCTTGCCGAAGATTTCCACGCCCTTGAAAGAAGAACGCTTCCATTCTGCATCACGCAAGGTCGCATCTGCCTGCGGAATTTGACGTGCGGTAGACAGCAGCAAAGAAATAGCGTGCTCACACGCAGAGTGAATATTGGAGGTTGGTGCGTTGACAACCATCACGCCGCGAGCAGTAGCTGCGGGAACGTCAACGTTATCGAGGCCAACGCCTGCGCGGCCTACAATCTTGAGGTTGTTCGCAGCTTCGAGGACTTCCTCATCAACAGTGGTTGCAGAACGAACCAGGAGAGCATCAGCTTCGCCTACTGCCCCCAAAAGTTCATCGCGGTTTGGTCCATCAACCCAGCGGACCTCAACTTCCTCCCCCAAAGCTTCAACGGTGGATGGGGCAAGTTTGTCGGCAATTAAAACGACCGGCTTCGACATGTTCTTCGATCCTTATGGAAATTGGAGTGATCAGTGGCTCGTGATCAGTGGCGGTTCATCAAGTCAAGTCACCAAAAGTGACCAAGCAGCGGGAATTGGGCGGCGCGCTCATGCTTTTAAATCTCCTCGAAGATTACTTGAGGTGATTTTATGAGTTTGCGTGCGTCGAAGAATTCCAACCGTGCCTAATCCTATCGGTTAACAGGTTGGTATCCCCAAACTGGGGGCCGAGC
Protein-coding regions in this window:
- the serA gene encoding phosphoglycerate dehydrogenase, whose protein sequence is MSKPVVLIADKLAPSTVEALGEEVEVRWVDGPNRDELLGAVGEADALLVRSATTVDEEVLEAANNLKIVGRAGVGLDNVDVPAATARGVMVVNAPTSNIHSACEHAISLLLSTARQIPQADATLRDAEWKRSSFKGVEIFGKTVGIVGFGHIGQLFAQRLAAFETEIIAYDPYANPARAASLGVELVELEELMSRSDFVTIHLPKTPETAGMFSSELLGKAKKGQIIINAARGGLVDEQALADSIKAGHHWGAGFDVYATEPCTDSPLFGLPQVVVTPHLGASTVEAQDRAGTDVAESVLKALAGEFVPDAVNVSGGRVGEEVAGWLDLARKLGLASGKLLRSAPVAIEVTACGQLSTEDVEVLGLSAVRGLFSGVTSEVVTFVNAMSIAESRGVTVKVSTKDEAKGHNSTVRVKVISAEGNTSVLEGALTGIDGVEKIVRIDGRGVDMRATGRNIFFSYSDRPGALGVVGSVLGNAGINIQAAALTQGKQDDAAVLILRVEREVPEELISEIQDQLEAQSLQVNFDA